TGAAATATACTAGAGTTTCAGATCTACCCTCGCGTTTATTTGATAAAGACCCTGTATCAGCATGCTGTTTCAATACGAATGCGTTCATCTTTGCGACACATTCCGGGATCATCCATTTATGCCAGCCCGATTTCACACCAATCAGAACATTTAAAGTACACATGGCGTCTATTCTTTCATTAGACTGCGATGGTGAATATTTTGCGTCTGGTTCAATGGACGGATCTGTAGTTATTGGCTCAATTCAGAATGCGGATGATATGACACGGTTTGACTTTAAAAGACCAATATACGCAGTGGCacttgataaaaaatacaaatcaTCGGGATCATTTTACACGGGTGGAACTGGGGGACAGCTAATACGCCATCACAGGGGTTGGCTAGGACAAAGGGAAGACACTGTATTGAGCAAAGATCAGAGTGGTCCAATTACCCTtatcaaaatatttaatgGGCTCATCCTTTGGACGAATGATAGTGGTATACATATTATTCATGCAGGATCCAAATCTATGGCCTTGGATGTGCCTATACCGCCAGATTTTCCTAATCCGGCCGTTTACTGGCCCAGAATTCACATTATTGATAAAAGCCATGCTTTGCTCGCGTGGTATAATTACATTTGGCAGTTTAAGGTGACACCAGAAATCAGAAGCCAGGCTTCAAAGATTCTGTCATCGGCGGCCTCAAGTTTTATAACCACGTCCTTGGAAGCCAGTATAGAGATTGAATGGGAAAAGGCTTTGGATGACATACAGGTAGCAGGCATAGCAGAAGCAGGTGGTGATTTAATGGTGTTGAACTACGTACCACCTGAAGAAAGCGACAGCTCCCAAAGCtcgaaaagaaagcttgTTGGCCAACCTTCTGAGTTGGCTTTACTACAAAGTTATtctcttgaagaaatatccGTGGATGTTGTGGCTATGCACAACTACCAGactcttggtttcaacGATTATCATATTTATGAGTATGCACCCGCTGCAAAAGATCCGTATTGGTTCCTCGTCTCGGCAAATGATGCAATTATGGTGCAAGAATGCACCGTCCAGGATCAACTAAAATGGTATTATATGAAGGGGAGATATTTGGAGGCATGGAAAGTGGGGTCAAGACTTCTCAATCAAGAGGAATTGTTAGATATTGGTTTGAAACAGGCCAATAAATTTGCTTCCGAGGATGACTGGGAGTCAGCGGCCTCGTTTCTTTCTAAAATTCTTAAACTTAACCCTGAACATGATTCGCAATCATATATTGACCGGATTTATCAGGAATGGAATAACTGgattgatttatttttcaaaagcatGCACATTGGGTTACTTGTGGATGAAATACCATGTAGCCATGATTCTCAAATAAACCAGCAAATTTATGATGATATATTAAGTTATTACCTTGAACAGGAAGATTATCAAAAGTTGTCCGATATTGTTTCGAAATGGGATGAGAATCTTTTTGATAGAGAGAAACTTGTCAAACTAATTGCTGAGAAGCTTAAGCAGTACGATGAAGAGCATCCATTAACATCAATAAAGTCGAATAGTACACCGAAGGATGACAAAATAGTACCTTTGAGGAGAATGTACGTTGATTTACTTTTGAAACTTGATGAGATACAGCCATGCATTCCACAGTTAATTCGTCTACAAGACAAAGATGTCCTAATTTTTGCGAATGATCACCATATATTAGAACAGAATATTGCAATGCTACCCGATATTTTCTCATCCCTTGTTGGAAATCAAGAAGTTAACGGGAAAAATGTTTCAGATATAAGGAATATTATAGAACAGGATATCACAATATTGGTTGAGAACAGGCATGAAATTGTTCCCAGTAGAGTGATAGACGTGTTTTCCAAAGCTGATATGGAATATGTGAACTATTTATACCTCGAATCCCTTGGAAGAGAGGATAAATTACTGATCAAAGGCTTTGAAGACAAAATTGTCGAGCTATATGCAATCTATAACAAAGGACTCCTTTTAGACTTTTTGACAAGACATGAAAATTATTCAATTGAACAGGCCATCTTTGTTTGTGAGAAATATCACTGTATAAGAGGCTGGGCATACTTATTGAACAAGGCtggggagaaaaagaaggcattaacattaatCATCGACGAGCTGGATGATCCAGAGACAGCAATTCAGTTTGCAGAGTCAGCAGATGATAAAGAGCTTTGGGATTTTCTCCTTGATTACTCGATGAATAAGCCGGATTTCATCACTGCGCTTCTTGATACAGTTGGTGAGCTCACGGATCCAATTCCTGTTGTCAGCAGGATTACTGAAGGTGTTGAAATTAGAGGACTAAAGCACTCACTTGTTAATATTCTTAAGGACGTATCTACTGACGAGATGATATATCAGTTGATTCTAAAGATAATCACAAGCGAAGCATCCTCAGTTTTGAGTCAGAGTTTAAGCTTAAGATTGGAAGGTCATACCTATCCGCAATTAGGTAGTCATACTAAATTTCATGGTGAGGCACTAATTCAACTTCCAGAGTGTGCGAACACGCAAGAGCTAATTCAGGAGAGTGAAATAGTGGGAAAAGAcgatataaatgtacaaaAGTCGGAAAGTGTTCCGTCAAAGATACAGCATGCCAAATACATTAGCCAATTTTTAGTGCGATTCATGAAGCAAAGGAATGAATGATGCATGGCTTCCAAACCAgcttttgttttatttatttacttttttttgtgcctGAATGAGAAAAGATATACACACTTGGGCGAATTCAATCACTTCTCTATATTTTGGAGTCCGATCCAATTGAAAGTCGCTGTAGATGACATGATAAAGAGCACACAGCATTCACTGTCTGTTAAAAAAGCCTTTGAATGGATTCATTCTGTCGAAGACGTTACCGGTAACCGATCCGAAAACGTCTGTAGCAAAACTGTTggcttttccaaatttatCGCATTTTGTGTAAGCCATGGTGTTCGAAGCCGTAAGAACAATACCAATACCAACCAAGATCAAggataaaaattgaagCTTTAACAAGGCCATGATTCCAAAGAGTATCCACACAATAGGGCAGATGTACATCAAGAACCAAAACACCTTTGAATCAATTGGATTTATATGCCTTGATGGATCTGCTGTCTCAAAGACAAGAACAGACTTGCCGATGTCATTTGTTTCGTTCCACCATCTGAGACCGACTAATAATCTGCCAGCAATATTCTTCACATTCCAGAAATCCGCCGATAGTAATAAAATAACAActatgaagaaaagaatgtaATTTGAAGTAAACCAAAGCccaaaaagatatataatcAGCGGAGACAATCTCAAAATCAAGTAGAATAGGAGAGCGATTGGATGCGCAGATTCAAGCAATCTTCTGTATAATGATTGCGGAAGAGACTCCTGCTGTTGATTTGAGGTTGTGTTTCCTGTCTGCTCTTCACCCGGGGTTGGTGGCTGAACATCCGGCTGAATAATTGTATCAGACTATACAATCAGAGTTAGTACAATGTGAAACGAGATAtgatccaaaaaaatgaatactTACCATTTTTGCAAATGTTtataagaagaaatcaAGAATTATGCTAATTGACTGTACTTGTCAGTAGATGCAGTTCAAATAATTGATCAGTTCGTTTGACTTTCGTCCTAAGCAGACACGTTCGAATATAAATTAACACAGCCATACGATCAACaacgaaaaaaagtaatgaaataagaagaattaTGTGACAAAATTGACGCGCCGATCGTATACCAGATCTTATtacaacaaaaagcatgtgaacaaaaaaaaagcattagAACGTCGATATACACAAATCGTACATCATCGACTCTACAGAATATCCAAGTTAAACACCgtattatattattatggAAAACCgaaatcatatttttaattaaatagaaaaagaatataaagCGAAGGAGAAAACGTTATAGGATGGCAATTGTAATTGGAACAGCACTTGGCTCGAGACCTAAAATACTATGCCATATCCCGGAAAAATGCACAGCATTTTTCTCGCAACTTTTCTTCCCCAGAAAGTATGAACCGCGACATAGCTAAAAAAAGCtaaaaaatttcatcaacCCCAGAATTATAAAACCGCCtcattcattcattcatgCTCTGATATGAGAAGCTGCGGCCTTCGCCACACTTGAAGAACATGGGGAGACGTTTGGAATAACGAATGGTCTTCTTTCCACTGAAGACAACACTAGGTACTTGATGTGAGGCTTTGCAGCAGCGGCCAGTTTTGCTTGTATTCCTTGTTTCAATGCGTAAGCCATTTTTAATGTATGTAGAATGTTTTCAGCGATAGATATGTGTGTCTTCGAAGTGACTTTTATCTGTTGGTTATTgaagtgaaatatttcatacCAATAGAAAATAGATGAAGATACGGGGGAAACGATGTGGTATTTATAATAACTACAAATTAACTTGAATGACACCTGCTTCTAAGAATATTTCAATGAATAACCTGAAGATGAATTAAACGATCAATGCATGATAATAGAAAATACCCGGGCATATATTATGACTAACTATAGTCAGgcgcaaaaaaaaaaaaaaaaaaaaacgtcaCGAACTGCGCATGCTGGCGATCACGATTTTTCATCGATTTCAAAGTTTTCTCTGTGTAGAAAATGCCGCCATAAGCGGGGCGGGGGTTGGAACAAAAAGTGGCGGCTAAGGTTAATTTCGGGTCGAAGAACGTGCTAGAAACAGTGAGCCTTGTATCCAtactttttactttatatATAACAACAAGTAGCAAACTTCAGCCGATAAAAAGGGATGCAATACACACCTAAAGCTATTCAATTActaatttttcattctgAAAGTTGCGTACTTCAACTTGTTATTCCCGAAAAAAGATgggagtgaaaaaaaattgagaaaaaaaaggcattAAACTCAATGATCCCGGATAGTACGGCGGAAAAGGCCCCGGAGATTTTTTCATGAccgggaaaaaaaaaggggaGTAAGGTTTGAAGggcggaaaaaaaatattctgGAATTTGTGgtatttctctttttggaaaaatagATGATTCAATTACAAGTGAACCATCTTTAGAATGAAAACTCTGGGGGTTGCCGAATAATCGATGACCCTGAATCTTATGCATGATCCCCGGAGTTTAGAAATGAATGACCTTTGTCCATAATTTACTCCTCCTTTCAATCAATATGTTTGTTCCAATAAAAACATTTCAAAACCCACAAAGACATGTGCCGGCACTCTTGGGCATTACGTCATATTTCTGGATTGTGCTTAAAGTCGTAAATATGATTGTTGCCACATTTGTATATTCCCTTATTAATTGATAGCCGGGAATACGGTACTAACTGATAGCCGGGATTTACTATCGAAAGATAAACCACAAAAAGATAAGATGGGCTTTTGTGCTATCGGCCTTCTAATAATGGAgcatcaaagaaataaagccaCGAGGATCGTGGTATATAATACCGGATAATAATACCGGATAATAATACTTGCTGATCAATTGGGTCATCACTTACACACAAGCTTTTATTAGACGGTAGTTTTTATGTATAAGTTCGATTAGGAATGATGAGCTAGTTTTCGTagtttgcatttttttaatatatcCTGTActttaaaaatataattattaAAAAGATAgatacatatattttgtaATGGCTTAAAAACAAgtttattcaaaattccGCAGATCAACTATATTCAGACATTTTATAAATTTCCTATTATCTGTTTTATATAACTATTTATGTTAGATAAGATAAAGAACcttagaaaaagaagatattgcTTATGACAGAATGTTTGCAAGATGACCAATATAGAACACAAGCGATCAGTAACATAAATACTAACTAAAATGCAGACATAGATGGAGGTAAATAGACTCGACgattttcaatatatttggaGCATCCTTACATTATAAGATTTTTACCGGCCATTTGAGCTACGAAAATTTCAGAGTTTCTCCAAAGTCCAATcataaatttattcttgAAGATAATCATCAATAACACGTCTCATTTCAGACAATAAGTCGATCAAATTGTGTTCTTACCATATTGAAACATGAAAAAGGTCAACACCAACACAAAGCTTGAGTACCAGGCTGTAGTGCTAACTGATTCTTATCAGACAAGGTTCATGCCATTGACTCATGTCGAACCGAGATGCCTTATGCCATTAGCGAATGTACCTTTAATAGAATACACTTTAGAGTTTTTAGCACAAACAGACGTGGTGTCGGAAGTATTTTTGATGTGCTCTTCACATGCTgatcaaattcaaaaatacATTGATCAATCGAAATGggttcttccttcttcaccATTTTCTAAGATTCACACATTGCTGACTGTGGAATCAAGATCAGTTGGTGATGCAATGAGAGATATTGATGCCAGGGGAATGATTACCGGCGATTTCATTCTTGTCTCAGGTGATGTGATTACAAACATGGATCTTAACAAGGCTTTGAGTGCTCATCGCCAGCATAAACAAGATGACAGGGATTACGTTTCAACAATGGTTTTGAAACAAGCATCACCGCTGCACAGATCACGTTCGTATGTAGAGCCAGCATGCTTTATCCTCGAGGAGGGAACAAACAGGTGCATATATTATCAGGATATTCCACCATTAAACGGTAGAAAAACATCTGTGGACATCGATCCTGAGTTATTGGGCGATGTTGGTGAAATAgtgttgaaaaatgatctTATTGACTGCCGTGTTGACATTTGCACGCCACAGGTTTTGTCAACGTTTcaggaaaattttgattACCAGTTCTTGAGGGCAGACTGGGTTAAAGGTGTTTTAAGTAGCGATTTACTGCGTAAACATGTTTACACATATATCACTAAAGACGACTATGCCGCAAGAGTTGAAAGCTGGCAGACATACGACGGAATTTCACAGGATGTTTTGGAGAGGTGGTGCTATCCGATCGttccagaaagaaatttattggAAGACCAAACGTACACTTATGAAAGCCAGCATGTTTACAAGGAGTCCAACATACGGTTATCGCAATCATGTAAAATTGATTCATGCGTCGAAATAGGTTCCCGAACGTTTGTTGGAGACGGTTCTCGTATTGGCTCTTCCGTGATTGGCAGAGATTGTTACATTGGTAAAAATGTTATAATAGACAATTCATACATTTGGAAAGGGGCCAGAGTTGAGGATGGTGCTGTTATTAGACATTCCATCGTTGCGTCAGATGCTGTGATCAAAGAAAACGTTATCATCAATCCTGGTTCGGTGATTGGTTTTGGCGTTGTTATTGGAAAAGATGTCGTTATTGCAAACTATACTAAAATCACTAAGAATCTAttcaaggaaaagaagagaattaAGGAAGAACCTTCAGATGCCACTTCAGATTTCGGCAATGAGACTGAGGGCTCTAGTAGTCAATTCACTACCACAACGGATGAAGAATCCACCAGTGCGGCTACAAGCGAGATTCCATCAGAATCGGATTCGGGAGAAGAAAACACAAATAATACCACACGTGAGAATATCGTTGGCTCAGATGGGGTTGGCTTCTTATACGAGGATGATGAGAGATACAACGGAATGGTGAGCCAAATGGCATCTCTCGAGCTTTCTGATGTGTCGATTGCTTCAAGTACCATCACTAGACGTTcaacaaaaaggaagaaaagaacaatgTCGTCAACAGCAAGTCAGGCCGCAGCATCAGAGGAGGAAAGTGAGGATTTCGAGCAGGAGGCAATTGCTACTGTTAATCGTGCTATGGAAAACAACTATGATATTGACACATCTCTTCTTGAGGTGAACACTTTACGTATGAGTATGAATGTGACCTACCATGAAGTCAGAGATGCCACTTGCAAGGCGATGCTTTCACGGGTTGATCACTTTATTGAGACTCAAACTTTGGGTGTAAAAGAGGCTGTGGAAAAGATATTCCAAAAGTGGTCTGAATTATTCACCAGGCaagtatttgaagatgCTGATCAAGTCGATCTTATGATGATAATACAACAGATTTGCAGCGGTCTGGATCCTAAATACGGATCTATGATCCTACTATATGCTTTACTTATACTATATGAGCAGGAAATCATCGAAGAGGACAATATTAATATCTGGTGGAACAGTGAGGATTCGAAAGCATTAAACAGAGTTAGAGATAAAACAGCAAAATGGATTGAGTGGCTTGCACAGGCGGAAAGTGAGAGCGAAGGAGAGAATGAGAATGAAAGTGATGAAAGCGAAGAAtgataaacaaataaaacttTGTAATTTAATGAAATTTAGGATAGAGTAATTTCTGCATGCTTTCAACAATTTGTTATAATTACATTCTCAATATAAGTATTATCTATCCAACTCATGTGAAATAGTacctcatttttttttcactataTCTGGTCTACGTTTATTTGGCCTTAAAACATTTACATTTCCCACTCTCACTCCTAAAACACGCATAGCGTCGATctcaatttctcttttgcAGTATACCGAATGGTGCCGTGAACACATATCGTGTACAATGTAAAATTTctccttaattttttttttgaggcGGCCGGTATCTaactttgaattttattttttatttattttttttttaggtGCTGGCTGTTACACAAACAGAGTCGTCGGTCGTTTTACATACCCTATTTTTATCTAAACACTGATGCTTATTCCCAGTTTTTAAAGGTTGTATAGCTTTGATTTCAGTTGGGTTAGGAatataagaaattgaagagAACAATTTAGTAAAAGAGAAACTGAAGCTGCAATGGGTTCATATAACAACAATACGATAAAATGTGTGGTGGTTGGAGATGGTGCAGTGGGAAAAACATGCCTTTTAATCTCTTACACAAGTAATCAGTTTCCGGAGGATTATGTCCCAACCGTTTTCGATAATTATGCCGTTACTGTTATGATTGGTGACGAGCCTTACACATTTGGATTGTTTGATACAGCTGGACAGGAAGATTACGATAGATTAAGACCACTTTCATATCCGCAAAcagatatatttttaatttgctTCTCCGTTGTCGTTCCTTCATCATTCGATAATGTGAAAGAGAAGTGGTATCCAGAAATAAGTCATCATGCTCCTCATGTACCTTGCATCATTGTTGGAACTCAAATAGATTTGAGAGATGATCCTACGGCACTTGCTAATCTTGCCCGCCAGCATCAAAAACCAATAACCTATCAACAAGGTGAACGCCTTGCAAAGGAACTAAAGGCGGTGAAATATGATGAATGCTCTGCTCTTACCCAAGTCGGTTTGAAGAGCTTATTTGACGATGCCATCGTTGCTGCACTTGAGCCCCCTGTTATcaagaagagcaagaaatgTATCATTCTTTGAAAGACGATTCCAACATATCGGTCCTATTctctttctgtttctgtttcattttcttggTTTTCTTGTATGTGTCATTACTTTTCTCTACTCTTCGTtatacttttattttgcttgaacttttatttcatgCTCTTCTTGTTCCTCCTGacacattctttttctttcgaGTCTTTGTTTTTGTGTGGCGGAGGTGTTATTTTCAGTCGTTCTTTACCATTAACTAATGAAGTTAATCTCCAGGAgaaacatatatatttgttctCCCAGTTTTTCTATTATTACTTTTGAGGTTATTTTGCCTTATCTTGTTCAGGTGCGTGCTTATTTCTTAATTATTCCAGTTCAATTTTGAGACCCGGTGTTCATTATTTTACACATTACTGTCTTGAATGAAGACTGCCGTTAGGATGGCTTATACAAACCGGTTAATCACTTTGATAGTGAATTGATCTTGCTACAGATTTGAGAAGAGATACGAAAGGAAGTGATTCGTTACTGGAAGTAATAGAGATTACGCTGCTAAAGCTTGTATTGTATACCCAGGGATCagagagaagaagcaaaaaaaaagcaaggaAAAGCAAGTGGAAAAATGTAGATTCAGTTGTTGCACATGcacatttatatatacaagAATTTTGGGCGGGGTTTTCGTCTAACGCTTTGAATACATTAGTTCTgttgaaatattattaGAAGTAGGATTTGTTTATTGTCTCAATATGTACTTTGCTAATcatcaaatattgcaatctgaaacgaaaaaaaaaaatcttttcaagttcgaattcattttcttcgaGATATTGACTAGTGTATGGATAcaaatttaaataataGGGAAAAGAGTAGAAGATGTTAATCCTGAACGACGTCCAATCATCCTTTAAATGCTTTCAACATTATGGAAAGAGATACAGGTGCAAACCTTGCTAATAGCCACAAGTGCATTACAGAAAAATAACCGTTATAGAGAATACTGGTTGAAGTGTGTCCAATTGATAATATATTACTGTTCGCTTGTGCAAGGTTTACTAAACCTCCATTTTTCATACGTAAGTTAAACCTTTAGTGTGCTAAACctttcaacaacaaaattatagtaaaaaatgaagaaagacTTCTATAAGGTCTCGAAGGTAAAAGTATGAACAGGGAGGGAATTAAAGGTGGAACATCTAAATCAAAAGAATACATCCTTACCCTACGCGTTGAATCCTGAAGTAACCtaaaatcttttttttttttttttttttttttttcactgaAGAAGTTTCTTCAATATTGAAGAAGACGTAGCTACCACCATCTtccag
This sequence is a window from Brettanomyces bruxellensis chromosome 5, complete sequence. Protein-coding genes within it:
- a CDS encoding uncharacterized protein (BUSCO:EOG09260EQD) — protein: MITNSNEKIDGDRIDEDKKTTTDTRSNVSTKSLIPTSDDQISKHHTESMSIENNNQVESQGLEFDDTSEETVETETTASDEDEEEDDDNSNDDSEDDDSDDDEDEDEPPRLKYTRVSDLPSRLFDKDPVSACCFNTNAFIFATHSGIIHLCQPDFTPIRTFKVHMASILSLDCDGEYFASGSMDGSVVIGSIQNADDMTRFDFKRPIYAVALDKKYKSSGSFYTGGTGGQLIRHHRGWLGQREDTVLSKDQSGPITLIKIFNGLILWTNDSGIHIIHAGSKSMALDVPIPPDFPNPAVYWPRIHIIDKSHALLAWYNYIWQFKVTPEIRSQASKILSSAASSFITTSLEASIEIEWEKALDDIQVAGIAEAGGDLMVLNYVPPEESDSSQSSKRKLVGQPSELALLQSYSLEEISVDVVAMHNYQTLGFNDYHIYEYAPAAKDPYWFLVSANDAIMVQECTVQDQLKWYYMKGRYLEAWKVGSRLLNQEELLDIGLKQANKFASEDDWESAASFLSKILKLNPEHDSQSYIDRIYQEWNNWIDLFFKSMHIGLLVDEIPCSHDSQINQQIYDDILSYYLEQEDYQKLSDIVSKWDENLFDREKLVKLIAEKLKQYDEEHPLTSIKSNSTPKDDKIVPLRRMYVDLLLKLDEIQPCIPQLIRLQDKDVLIFANDHHILEQNIAMLPDIFSSLVGNQEVNGKNVSDIRNIIEQDITILVENRHEIVPSRVIDVFSKADMEYVNYLYLESLGREDKLLIKGFEDKIVELYAIYNKGLLLDFLTRHENYSIEQAIFVCEKYHCIRGWAYLLNKAGEKKKALTLIIDELDDPETAIQFAESADDKELWDFLLDYSMNKPDFITALLDTVGELTDPIPVVSRITEGVEIRGLKHSLVNILKDVSTDEMIYQLILKIITSEASSVLSQSLSLRLEGHTYPQLGSHTKFHGEALIQLPECANTQELIQESEIVGKDDINVQKSESVPSKIQHAKYISQFLVRFMKQRNE
- a CDS encoding uncharacterized protein (BUSCO:EOG09260RS7), coding for MKKVNTNTKLEYQAVVLTDSYQTRFMPLTHVEPRCLMPLANVPLIEYTLEFLAQTDVVSEVFLMCSSHADQIQKYIDQSKWVLPSSPFSKIHTLLTVESRSVGDAMRDIDARGMITGDFILVSGDVITNMDLNKALSAHRQHKQDDRDYVSTMVLKQASPLHRSRSYVEPACFILEEGTNRCIYYQDIPPLNGRKTSVDIDPELLGDVGEIVLKNDLIDCRVDICTPQVLSTFQENFDYQFLRADWVKGVLSSDLLRKHVYTYITKDDYAARVESWQTYDGISQDVLERWCYPIVPERNLLEDQTYTYESQHVYKESNIRLSQSCKIDSCVEIGSRTFVGDGSRIGSSVIGRDCYIGKNVIIDNSYIWKGARVEDGAVIRHSIVASDAVIKENVIINPGSVIGFGVVIGKDVVIANYTKITKNLFKEKKRIKEEPSDATSDFGNETEGSSSQFTTTTDEESTSAATSEIPSESDSGEENTNNTTRENIVGSDGVGFLYEDDERYNGMVSQMASLELSDVSIASSTITRRSTKRKKRTMSSTASQAAASEEESEDFEQEAIATVNRAMENNYDIDTSLLEVNTLRMSMNVTYHEVRDATCKAMLSRVDHFIETQTLGVKEAVEKIFQKWSELFTRQVFEDADQVDLMMIIQQICSGLDPKYGSMILLYALLILYEQEIIEEDNINIWWNSEDSKALNRVRDKTAKWIEWLAQAESESEGENENESDESEE
- the CDC42 gene encoding Rho GTPase codes for the protein MGSYNNNTIKCVVVGDGAVGKTCLLISYTSNQFPEDYVPTVFDNYAVTVMIGDEPYTFGLFDTAGQEDYDRLRPLSYPQTDIFLICFSVVVPSSFDNVKEKWYPEISHHAPHVPCIIVGTQIDLRDDPTALANLARQHQKPITYQQGERLAKELKAVKYDECSALTQVGLKSLFDDAIVAALEPPVIKKSKKCIIL